In the genome of Populus trichocarpa isolate Nisqually-1 chromosome 6, P.trichocarpa_v4.1, whole genome shotgun sequence, one region contains:
- the LOC112327853 gene encoding uncharacterized protein LOC112327853, producing MEQRGIRATKTCSQGFWISLLVFLCMITTTQVEGSIHEYRNEAFTPKTNAFFFHGGSEGLYASKAPPDSSGTTQSGKSFIRFEGVTFRRTKESASRQEGMQQSTGVVEAIILDVKDRKRIGGAFLKTNAICCNSTLAETGSCKLGEVILQKNPDIPSWPRVIKTHFAGKIEEVKMGSEEVEINSNGMYYLYFMFCNPELKGTLINGRTVWKNPNGYLPGKMTPLMTVFGIMSLAYLVLGLVWFLRFVQFWKDIIQLHYHITAVIALGMCEMAVWYFEYANFNSAGLRPMGITLWAVTFTTVKKTLSRLLLLVVSMGFGVVRPTLGGITSKVLVLGLVYFIASEAFELVEHLGNINDFSKKTKVFMVLPVVFLDSCFILWIFSSLSKTLEKLQMRRNMAKLELYRKFTNALAVSVLLSIAWIGFELYFNATDPLSELWQVAWVIPAFWTLLAYFLLVVICVLWAPSRNPTRYAYLEGEDFDEEGISLTTGDITMKLERDALVEDLEEDKQE from the exons atggaACAAAGAGGAATTAGGGCTACTAAAACCTGTAGCCAAGGGTTTTGGATAAGCTTACTAGTGTTCTTATGCATGATCACAACAACACAAGTGGAGGGATCGATTCATGAGTACAGAAACGAAGCTTTTACCCCCAAGACAAATGCCTTCTTTTTCCATGGTGGTAGTGAAGGGCTCTATGCTTCTAAAGCTCCTCCTGATTCCTCTGGTACCACCCAATCAGGAAAATCTTTCAtaag GTTTGAAGGAGTGACATTTAGGAGGACTAAAGAGTCGGCGAGTAGGCAAGAGGGAATGCAGCAGAGTACTGGAGTGGTTGAAGCAATCATACTTGATGTGAAAGATAGGAAGAGGATTGGAGGGGCATTTTTGAAGACTAATGCTATATGTTGTAATAGTACACTTGCGGAGACCGGTTCTTGCAAGTTAGGAGAGGTGATTTTACAGAAGAATCCAGATATTCCCAGCTGGCCGAGGGTTATTAAGACGCACTTTGCAGGAAAAATTGAAGAAGTGAAAATGGGGAGTGAGGAAGTTGAGATAAACAGTAATGGAATGTATtacctttattttatgttttgtaacCCAGAATTGAAGGGGACATTGATTAATGGAAGGACTGTGTGGAAGAACCCGAATGGTTATTTGCCGGGAAAGATGACTCCTTTGATGACTGTCTTTGGAATTATGTCTTTAGCTTATCTTGTGCTTGGATTAGTATGGTTCTTAAGGTTTGTTCAATTCTGGAAGGATATCATACAGTTGCATTACCATATTACAGCAGTTATTGCTCTTGGGATGTGCGAGATGGCTGTCTGGTATTTTGAATACGCCAATTTTAATTCTGCTGGATTGAGACCGATGGGTATTACATTGTGGGCTGTCACTTTCACCACTGTGAAGAAGACTCTATCCCGCCTTCTTCTTTTGGTTGTCTCGATGGGCTTTGGAGTGGTTAGGCCAACCCTCGGTGGCATAACATCAAAAGTGCTTGTTCTTGGTTTGGTATATTTTATTGCTTCTGAGGCTTTCGAGCTCGTTGAACATCTTGGAAACATCAATGACTTTTCCAAGAAAACAAAGGTGTTTATGGTACTTCCAGTTGTTTTCCTAGATTCCTGCTTTATTCTCTGGATTTTCTCATCGCTATCAAAAACTTTAGAGAAGCTTCAG ATGAGGAGAAACATGGCTAAGTTAGAACTGTATCGGAAGTTTACCAATGCCCTTGCAGTGTCTGTACTGCTCTCCATTGCCTGGATTGGTTTTGAg CTATACTTCAATGCAACTGATCCACTAAGTGAGCTGTGGCAAGTTGCATGGGTCATCCCTGCTTTCTGGACTCTGCTTGCGTACTTTCTCTTGGTGGTGATATGTGTCCTCTGGGCGCCTTCACGTAACCCAACTAG